A stretch of Bradyrhizobium sp. AZCC 2262 DNA encodes these proteins:
- a CDS encoding ABC transporter substrate-binding protein, which yields MKALLVAGGALGAVLGSGAMTTPAQAQGKTITLCWAAWDPANALVELSKDFTTKTGIGMKFEFVPWTNYADRFLNELNSRGSLCDLLIGDSQWIGGAAENGQYVKLNDFFKKEGISMDDYMPATVVGYAQWPKNTPNYWALPAMGDAVGWTYRKDWFARPDVQKDFKAKYGRDLAVPKTLDELRDIAQFFQGREIDGKKVYGASIYTERGSEGITMGVSNYLYDYGFKYQDPNKPYAMDGFVNSPGAVKGLEAYKELYKCCTPPGASNSYMSEGLDAFKSGQVALQMNFFAFFPGLHKDPNVGGDKIGFFSNPAATTRATQLGGQGISVVSYSKNQGEALQYIKWFAGGDVQKKWWALGGYSCAKSVLNDPSFPDSAPFAKEFLTSMGMVVDFWAEPSYAQLLQAEQKRVHDYVVADKGTAQEALDGLVKDWKAIFKEEGKKF from the coding sequence ATGAAGGCGCTTCTTGTTGCAGGCGGTGCCCTTGGCGCCGTGCTCGGTAGCGGAGCTATGACCACGCCCGCGCAAGCCCAGGGCAAAACCATCACGCTGTGCTGGGCCGCTTGGGACCCGGCCAACGCACTGGTCGAACTGTCGAAGGACTTCACCACCAAGACCGGGATCGGCATGAAGTTCGAATTCGTGCCCTGGACCAACTACGCCGACCGCTTCCTCAACGAACTCAATTCGCGCGGTTCGCTGTGCGACCTCCTGATCGGCGATTCACAGTGGATCGGCGGCGCCGCCGAGAACGGCCAATACGTCAAGCTGAACGATTTCTTCAAGAAGGAAGGCATCAGCATGGACGACTACATGCCGGCTACCGTGGTCGGCTATGCACAGTGGCCGAAGAACACGCCGAACTACTGGGCGCTGCCGGCGATGGGCGACGCGGTGGGCTGGACCTATCGCAAGGACTGGTTTGCGCGGCCCGACGTGCAGAAGGACTTCAAGGCCAAATATGGCCGTGATCTCGCCGTGCCGAAGACGCTCGACGAACTCCGTGACATCGCGCAATTCTTCCAGGGCCGTGAGATCGACGGCAAGAAGGTCTATGGTGCGTCGATCTATACCGAGCGCGGCTCGGAAGGCATTACCATGGGGGTTTCGAACTATCTCTACGACTACGGCTTCAAATACCAGGACCCCAACAAGCCCTATGCGATGGACGGCTTCGTCAACTCGCCGGGTGCCGTCAAGGGGCTCGAAGCCTACAAGGAACTGTACAAGTGCTGCACGCCGCCGGGCGCTTCCAACTCCTACATGTCGGAAGGCCTTGACGCCTTCAAGTCCGGCCAGGTGGCATTGCAGATGAACTTCTTTGCCTTCTTCCCGGGTCTTCACAAGGATCCGAATGTCGGCGGCGACAAGATCGGCTTCTTTTCCAATCCCGCCGCCACCACCCGGGCAACCCAGCTCGGCGGACAGGGAATCTCCGTGGTTTCCTATTCCAAGAACCAAGGCGAAGCGCTGCAATACATCAAATGGTTCGCCGGCGGCGACGTGCAGAAGAAGTGGTGGGCGCTGGGCGGCTATTCCTGCGCCAAGTCCGTGCTGAACGACCCAAGCTTCCCGGACAGCGCCCCGTTCGCCAAGGAATTCCTGACGTCGATGGGCATGGTCGTCGACTTCTGGGCCGAGCCGTCCTACGCCCAGCTCCTGCAAGCCGAGCAGAAGCGCGTCCATGACTACGTGGTCGCCGACAAGGGCACCGCGCAGGAGGCGCTCGACGGGCTGGTGAAAGACTGGAAAGCCATCTTCAAGGAAGAGGGCAAGAAGTTCTAG